The Apis cerana isolate GH-2021 linkage group LG12, AcerK_1.0, whole genome shotgun sequence genome window below encodes:
- the LOC107999010 gene encoding leucine-rich repeat neuronal protein 3 translates to MDYRFLIIFIFISATNVKCQKSISIEDTKITDNNNTAKEIENVKVEEKIPTIKLPNLCTICKCTDDIIDCDKRNLTYHFEDTQWPNKTMKVVSFEENLLVHVKPFPALEIRRLILRKNKITKIDNSAFKKIINLTELDLSYNQLTTENLQPQVFEGKFSPDIYEPLEKLVILNLAYNMLHSLHHDLFEHTTNLKVLDLSGNLFSILDSRSIIAISSLPNLEELNLSYCGLKTIPETSFYTCKNLKKLNLSGNQLTAIPNALKEATSLEILYMDENPIQIIDKGHSFPNMIKLKELSLCCMPHLTIVGSGSFSGLTSLEHLRIQNCPNLESIHENALASWDNNSTETVWPPLKKLDLSDNALRYLPQLLISRWDWLEKLDLTNNKWSCDCDNEYLINVLLPTYGKRLMGEEMNTLACAAPPEHEGENLTSLFNRSLRCLDLYNARPEKDAMILVGILIGILFAIPVCLTTFIFWRRGFFFCGSSGPASFSRAFYKRTMNDDEF, encoded by the exons ATGGATTaccgatttttaattatttttattttcatctctgCGACAAACGTTAAGTGCCAAAAATCAATCTCCATCGAAGATACCAAAATCACCGATAATAACAATACAgcaaaagaaatcgaaaatgtAAAAGTAGAGGAGAAAATACCTACGATTAAACTTCCAAATTTGTGCACCATATGCAAATGTACAG ATGACATCATAGATtgcgataaaagaaatttaacgtACCACTTCGAAGATACTCAATGGCCAAACAAAACTATGAAAGTGGTATCGTTCGAGGAGAATTTGTTGGTTCACGTGAAACCGTTCCCGGCATTAGAGATCAGGAGATTAATATTAAGGAAGAACAAAATCACGAAGATCGATAACAGCGCCTTTAAGAAGATAATTAATCTGACCGAATTGGATCTAAGCTATAATCAACTCACGACAGAAAATTTGCAACCTCAAGTATTTGAG GGTAAATTTTCACCGGATATTTACGAACCGTTGGAGAAActggtaattttaaatttggctTATAACATGCTTCATTCGTTGCATCACGATCTCTTCGAGCATACGACGAACCTAAAGGTATTGGATCTTTCTGGAAATTTATTCTCAATTCTCGACAGCCGCTCGATCATAGCGATCAGCTCTCTTCCGAATTTGGAAGAGTTAAACTTGAGTTATTGTGGGCTAAAGACAATTCCGGAAACGTCGTTCTACACATGCaa GAATCTTAAGAAGCTGAACTTGAGCGGGAATCAGCTCACAGCTATACCGAACGCTCTCAAAGAAGCAACGTCCCTGGAGATCCTCTACATGGACGAAAATCCGATTCAAATTATCGACAAGGGCCACTCGTTCccaaatatgattaaattgaaaGAGTTAAGCCTCTGCTGCATGCCACATTTGACGATAGTTGGATCGGGCTCCTTCTCAGGATTGACATCGCTCGAGCATCTTCGAATACAAAATTGTCCAAACTTGGAGTCGATCCACGAAAACGCTCTTGCATCATGG GATAATAATTCTACGGAAACTGTGTGGCCGCCACTGAAGAAACTCGATTTATCGGATAACGCCTTGCGATATTTGCCTCAGCTATTGATATCAAGGTGGGATTGGCTGGAAAAATTGGATCTGACGAACAACAAATGGAGCTGCGATTGCGATAATGAATATCTG ATCAACGTTTTACTGCCAACGTACGGGAAGAGGTTGATGGGCGAGGAAATGAACACCCTTGCGTGCGCGGCACCGCCCGAACACGAGGGTGAAAATCTGACGTCGTTGTTCAATCGAAGCCTACGTTGCCTGGATCTGTATAACGCAAGACCGGAAAAAGACGCGATGATCCTCGTAGGAATATTGATCGGTATATTGTTCGCAATTCCAGTCTGCCTGACCACCTTCATCTTCTGGCGCCGTGGTTTCTTCTTCTGCGGCAGTTCGGGCCCGGCCAGTTTCTCGCGAGCATTTTACAAAAGGACCATGAACGACGACgaattttga
- the LOC107999009 gene encoding brain-specific homeobox protein homolog codes for MQSTCQQQQAQPGQNGTSASRTSFLIEDILSRGTAPPHSHHQLHHQHLASAHGVQHQQYQQFASLLPGYPSAPPTATFFLGPLFGNTAMGVGVVPGVTELAALKHCRRRKARTVFSDQQLAGLEARFEVQRYLSTPERVELAAALHLSETQVKTWFQNRRMKHKKQLRKLNTSAGSNGNQNSNQQCTGQSVSVTSPAERPVDFSLSGGRESRASSDAPVDSDDDEIDVLGDETPSPTRTTNIHVSRRTTGSPTGFHQITYRHSVTLSHQPQQPIQRAQHR; via the exons ATGCAGTCGACTTGCCAGCAACAGCAGGCCCAGCCAGGTCAGAACGGGACATCAGCGAGCAGAACCTCGTTTTTGATCGAAGACATTTTGAGCCGTGGCACGGCGCCCCCGCATTCCCATCACCAGCTTCACCACCAACACCTCGCGTCCGCCCACGGGGTGCAGCATCAACAATACCAACAATTCGCCAGTTTGTTGCCCGGTTACCCTTCCGCACCACCCACGGCCACTTTCTTCCTCGGCCCGCTTTTCGGTAACACCGCAATGGGGGTTGGAGTGGTGCCGGGAGTTACTGAACTCGCGGCCTTGAAGCACTGCCGCCGACGAAAGGCAAGAACA GTGTTCAGCGACCAACAATTAGCGGGTTTGGAAGCTAGATTCGAGGTGCAGAGGTATCTGAGCACGCCGGAAAGGGTCGAGCTAGCGGCTGCTCTTCACCTATCGGAGACCCAAGTGAAAACGTGGTTTCAAAACAGGCGGATGAAGCATAAGAAACAATTGAGGAAATTGAACACCAGCGCGGGAAGCAATGGAAATCAGAATTCCAATCAGCAGTGCACCGGCCAATCAGTTTCTGTTACGTCACCCGCCG AACGGCCGGTGGATTTCTCTCTGAGCGGCGGGCGGGAGTCACGGGCGAGCAGTGACGCGCCAGTAGATTCGGACGACGACGAAATCGATGTGCTGGGCGACGAGACGCCATCACCTACGCGAACGACCAACATCCACGTTTCCAGACGCACCACCGGTTCACCGACCGGTTTTCATCAGATCACTTACCGCCATTCCGTCACTTTGTCTCACCAACCCCAACAGCCCATTCAACGTGCTCAACATCGCTGA